The proteins below are encoded in one region of Geobacter sp.:
- a CDS encoding DUF4403 family protein, whose translation MISRLLITILLLLLTSGGAVAAVPPSSINLSVETSAADLAAIINKSLPTALYKGQGLLGTSVTVLRTGPVAVSASDNFVYFTLPVQLTFGYSFYESYPLRAGLRFKARVSVRPDWRLKTELYYTGLSDNLADKFSIGPLSLNPRSAVENISQPVQRLLEPIIDAKVNDAVQLRAKVAPLWQQAFTPRLVSKEFSAWLRLTPEKIVMSPLLAMNNRIRMSIGLITGAEITVGPKPADAPVRPLPQMQELFGFDKRFHVQLATEIHFADLVTALNPVLIDKTFGEEKKITVKSFNLKGEEGRLVIVLTATGDFDGELTILAKPVFNPQSNTLTFEDVDFDTRNAGMLISAGGWLFSSTIRSTIKEKLDAAIVGQLEKARTKMCGTLSSVRVADHLMLTGAVTALSLGEAKVQDDRLSVDVVAQGETSVRLQ comes from the coding sequence ATGATATCCCGTCTGCTCATCACCATCCTGCTCCTGCTGCTCACTTCCGGCGGCGCCGTTGCCGCCGTGCCGCCATCTTCGATCAACCTGAGCGTGGAGACCTCTGCGGCAGATCTGGCCGCCATCATCAACAAGTCTCTCCCCACGGCACTCTACAAGGGGCAGGGTCTGCTGGGAACCTCGGTGACGGTGCTCCGCACCGGGCCGGTGGCCGTTTCAGCGTCGGACAATTTCGTCTATTTTACGCTGCCGGTCCAGTTGACCTTCGGCTATTCGTTCTACGAGAGCTATCCGCTCCGGGCGGGGCTCAGGTTCAAGGCCAGGGTCAGCGTCAGGCCGGACTGGCGGCTGAAGACCGAGCTCTACTACACCGGGCTGTCGGACAATCTGGCCGACAAGTTCTCCATCGGGCCGCTCTCCCTCAACCCGAGGAGCGCGGTCGAGAATATCTCGCAGCCGGTGCAGAGGCTGCTGGAGCCGATCATCGATGCCAAGGTCAACGACGCCGTGCAGCTTCGGGCCAAGGTTGCTCCGCTCTGGCAGCAGGCGTTCACCCCGCGGCTGGTAAGCAAGGAATTCAGCGCCTGGCTGCGGCTGACCCCGGAAAAGATCGTCATGAGCCCGCTCTTGGCGATGAACAACCGTATCCGGATGTCCATCGGGCTTATAACCGGTGCGGAGATCACGGTCGGGCCGAAGCCGGCCGACGCCCCGGTGCGGCCGCTGCCGCAGATGCAGGAGCTGTTCGGCTTCGACAAGAGGTTCCATGTCCAGCTCGCCACCGAGATCCATTTTGCCGACCTGGTGACGGCGTTGAACCCGGTGCTGATCGACAAGACCTTCGGCGAGGAGAAGAAGATCACGGTGAAGAGCTTCAACCTGAAGGGGGAGGAGGGGCGGCTGGTCATCGTGCTGACCGCCACCGGAGATTTCGACGGCGAGCTGACGATCCTGGCGAAGCCGGTGTTCAACCCGCAGAGCAATACCCTGACCTTCGAGGATGTCGATTTCGATACCCGCAACGCCGGGATGCTGATCAGCGCCGGGGGCTGGCTGTTCAGCAGCACCATCCGCAGCACCATCAAGGAGAAGCTCGACGCCGCCATCGTGGGGCAGCTGGAGAAGGCGCGCACGAAGATGTGCGGAACGCTGTCGTCCGTGCGCGTGGCCGACCATCTGATGCTGACCGGTGCCGTTACGGCGCTGTCGCTCGGCGAAGCAAAGGTGCAGGATGACCGGCTGTCGGTCGATGTCGTCGCCCAGGGGGAGACGAGCGTCAGGCTGCAGTAA